The sequence TTGCGGCATAGGGTTCCCTCCGACATTGGTCAGATTTCGGTTCAATAGCTCAATTTTTCTGGATTTCATCCCCAAGAGCGCTGGAGTTTAGCTGCAATAGCATCTCCATTGCCACTGGAAAATCTCTCCGTGACGGATTCCTTCGGGATGGTTTGGAAATTCAGAGGAGGGCAGCCGACGAAGCTGGCGTCGGCAGCCTTCGACCATCTTTTCCAACACTTGCTTCATTTGCTCAAGAATGATCTTTTCAAAAAGGCCACACCCACGACATCCTGGCTGTCAGATTCAGCCCGGACGATCAAAAACTTGTGTCCTATTCTGGGGGACGGCTGGCTGGGCTGCTGGGATGTCAACCAACGACAGCTTGTGTGGAAAGCCAAAACCGAGTTTATCCACACTGGAACAATCCTCGTTGTTTCAGAAAGAAATTCATTTTCCGTTTAAATAATCAGTTAAGAACTATCTTACTGGTGCTAATGAAGTACCAGAAATTCAATAAACCTACTATTATCTATATGTTACACAAAAATCACCTCAAAAGTCTAATTTTATGAGAAACCTCCCAAATCATTTATTTTAAAGTAGTTAAAAATTTATGTTAAATTTTTATTGAAACGGAAAGCTTTATTTGCTGGTGCTAATGAAGTACCAGAAATCAGCTAACAACCATATTTTTCAATATATTGAAAGGTTGACACTTCTAATTCCAAGCAATGCGCTAAATTTTTCATTTTGCTAAATAGCTGAATCTAAAGAAATTACAAGGACTTTTTATTTTTTTGTTTTGAGGTGAAATTTTTTACTGGTGCTAATGAAGTACCGCTAATTCAATAAGATCTTTATTAACATTAAAATACAGGATTTTTAAGATTGGAGAACTTCGCCTTTTTACTTATCTCCGTACATATTAAAAGAGGTAAACAGATACTTGATCCATGACCTTGACTAAGATTTCCAGAAAAACAAGAGTCTAACACTTCCTTCAACTTATTGATTTTAAAGAAAATTCAATAACCATGTAATACGCCACTGGTGCTAATGAAGTACCGCACTGGTGCTAATGAAGTACCACGCTGGTGCTAATGAAGTACCGCACTGGTGCTAATGAAGTACCACGCTGGTGCTAATGAAGTACCAGGCAAACCTTCAAGTTATTGAAAAATAAGTAGTTTACGGCGAAAATTTTGAGCTGGATACTTCTTAGATACATGTATTTAGATACTTCTTAGATACACACACATGGGGGAATTTGGTCAGTTCGCGCAAAACTGGTGTGTGTTGAGCAATCAAAACACTTCGAATTCAGAGTGGTTTCTCACTTGCCAAAAGAAAGTGGTCGGGGTAACGTGAATTCTAACCTTTGGGACACTCCCAAACTGAATTGTTACAGGGTAGCTCAATGAATCAAAATCAGGATAACCAGTCAGTTTTAGAGCAAAGCGTTTTAAAAAAAATCCGACCGGAACTCAATCTTGAAAAATGGTCTGTCTGGCAACCTGCTCGATCCAAAAATGCACCGCAAGTTCGAACCTTCCAGCGAGAGATTTCTTTTCCAGATGGAAGTAAAACAACCGCCAAAGTCGAAATTGGATTTACCAATCACGGAGTCCTCACCACGGAAGACCAAAAAACATACTATGCCCTGGTGAAGTTATGGGAAGAACAGGGACGCAGCCTGGACCCGGTTCAGTTTTCACTGCAGCAACTGGCCAAACACCTCAATAAAAAATGGGGGACAAACGTCATCAATTCTTTGACCCAATCCCTGAAAAAACTGCGAGTGACCCCGTTTCACTGGGAAAATTCATATTTCAACACCTCAAATCAGGAGACAATGGAGGTGCTTGATACCTTTACCATCCTCTCTGACCTCAAAATTGCCACTCGCAAAAAGGATGGTATCACCAATGAAGCAACCGGCTACTTTCGATTTAATGACTACATTTTAAAGAACTTGCAGAACAATCATTCCAAACCTCTGTTTTTCCATGTCGTCATCAATTTCAAAAGTGAAATTGCACAACTGCTGTATATCCACGTTGATTTGATACTCAGTAACAAAGATATTTACGAGCGTCGGAGCAAAGAACTGTTTGAGGATCTTGGGTTAACCGGTGAGGCATATGACAAAAAGCGAAGCAAGCGAAAACAGGTCTTGGAACCAGCCCTGGCTGAATTGCAAGGGGTTCCGCTCTCAAAAGGTGGGGTGATTCATTTTGCGGCTGTCCTGGAAACAAAAGACAAGGATGACTATAAAGTGGTTTTTCGGCGGGGAACCCATCCCAAGGTTCCCGTTGACCGACTGATCCCAGTCCAGGATGGACCCAGACGAGCTTCACAACTTAAACCAGCGGGTCCTCCTCCTTCCACTGATCCTACCCTGGATTTTCAAGGGCCTGGAGCAGAACTCCTGAGGTACTTCAACCAGGTCTTTTTCAAGGTTGATACCCGACAGCATCAGGCTCGGCATCTGGAGCTTGCCCACAACCTGGTGATATTGTACGGGTTGGACCTTGCCAAACACATTGTGGATT comes from Acidobacteriota bacterium and encodes:
- a CDS encoding replication initiation protein — protein: MNQNQDNQSVLEQSVLKKIRPELNLEKWSVWQPARSKNAPQVRTFQREISFPDGSKTTAKVEIGFTNHGVLTTEDQKTYYALVKLWEEQGRSLDPVQFSLQQLAKHLNKKWGTNVINSLTQSLKKLRVTPFHWENSYFNTSNQETMEVLDTFTILSDLKIATRKKDGITNEATGYFRFNDYILKNLQNNHSKPLFFHVVINFKSEIAQLLYIHVDLILSNKDIYERRSKELFEDLGLTGEAYDKKRSKRKQVLEPALAELQGVPLSKGGVIHFAAVLETKDKDDYKVVFRRGTHPKVPVDRLIPVQDGPRRASQLKPAGPPPSTDPTLDFQGPGAELLRYFNQVFFKVDTRQHQARHLELAHNLVILYGLDLAKHIVDFSHSQASLTNFPVATFGGITQYIDRAIADFHARATQPGSVSPVTEANPPSLDPGNLEYAYQAYVESEVEQYIAETFSTETYSDLIEAKKTALLASNRNLYSKWQEDALVSFADAQIRHELASKMDLLRFEEFCQRENND